A part of Bacillus thuringiensis genomic DNA contains:
- the rpsJ gene encoding 30S ribosomal protein S10 — protein sequence MAKEKIRIRLKAYDHRILDQSAEKIVETAKRSGATVSGPIPLPTEKTIYTILRAVHKYKDSREQFEMRTHKRLIDIVSPTPQTVDSLMRLDLPSGVDIEIKL from the coding sequence ATGGCAAAAGAAAAAATTCGTATCCGTTTAAAAGCTTATGATCACCGTATTCTTGATCAATCAGCTGAGAAAATTGTAGAAACAGCTAAGCGTTCTGGGGCAACAGTTTCTGGTCCGATCCCATTACCAACTGAGAAGACTATTTACACAATTCTTCGTGCTGTTCATAAGTACAAAGATTCTCGTGAGCAATTCGAAATGCGCACACACAAACGTTTAATCGATATCGTGAGTCCTACTCCACAAACAGTAGATTCATTAATGCGTTTAGACTTACCGTCTGGTGTAGATATCGAAATCAAACTATAA
- the fusA gene encoding elongation factor G, which yields MTREFSLENTRNIGIMAHIDAGKTTATERILYYTGRIHKIGETHEGASQMDWMEQEQERGITITSAATTAQWKGHRVNIIDTPGHVDFTVEVERSLRVLDGAVAVLDAQSGVEPQTETVWRQATTYGVPRIVFVNKMDKIGADFLYSVGTIHDRLQANAHPIQLPIGAEDEFNGIIDLVEECAYMYGNDLGTDIERVEIPEEHKELAAEYRGKLIEAVAELDEEMMMKYLEGEEITVEELKAGIRKATTSVEFFPVICGSAFKNKGVQILLDAVIDYLPSPLDVPAIKGTLPDTDEEIERKSSDEEPFAALAFKIMTDPYVGKLTFFRVYSGVLNSGSYVKNSTKGKRERVGRILQMHANSREEISTVYAGDIAAAVGLKDTTTGDTLCDEKSLVILESMEFPEPVISVAIEPKSKADQDKMGTALSKLSEEDPTFRAHTDQETGQTIIAGMGELHLDIIVDRMRREFKVEANVGAPQVAYRETFRAAAKVEGKFARQSGGRGQFGHVWIEFEPNEEGKGFEFQNKIVGGVVPREYIPAVGAGLEDSLKNGVLAGYPLVDIKAALVDGSYHDVDSSEMAFKIAASMALKAAVSKCSPVILEPMMKVEVVIPEEYMGDIMGDVTSRRGRVEGMEARGNAQVVRAMVPLSEMFGYATALRSNTQGRGTFSMTFDHYEEVPKSVSEEIIKKNKGE from the coding sequence ATGACAAGAGAGTTCTCTTTAGAAAACACTCGTAATATTGGTATCATGGCTCACATCGATGCTGGTAAAACAACAGCAACTGAGCGTATTCTGTATTACACAGGACGTATTCATAAAATCGGTGAAACTCATGAAGGTGCATCTCAGATGGACTGGATGGAGCAAGAGCAAGAGCGTGGTATCACAATTACTTCTGCTGCAACTACAGCTCAATGGAAAGGTCACCGTGTAAACATCATTGACACTCCAGGACACGTAGACTTCACAGTAGAAGTAGAACGTTCTTTACGCGTACTTGATGGTGCGGTAGCAGTACTTGATGCACAATCTGGTGTAGAACCACAAACAGAAACTGTTTGGCGTCAGGCTACTACTTACGGTGTACCTCGTATCGTATTCGTTAACAAAATGGATAAGATTGGTGCAGATTTCTTATACTCTGTAGGAACAATCCACGATCGTTTACAAGCAAACGCACACCCAATTCAGTTACCAATCGGTGCTGAAGATGAGTTCAATGGTATCATTGACCTTGTTGAAGAATGTGCTTACATGTACGGTAACGATTTAGGAACAGACATCGAGCGTGTTGAAATTCCTGAAGAGCACAAAGAATTAGCTGCAGAATACCGTGGAAAACTTATTGAAGCGGTAGCTGAGCTTGATGAAGAAATGATGATGAAGTACCTAGAAGGTGAAGAAATCACTGTAGAAGAGCTTAAAGCTGGTATCCGTAAGGCTACAACTTCTGTAGAATTCTTCCCGGTAATCTGTGGTTCTGCATTCAAAAATAAAGGTGTTCAAATTCTGTTAGATGCAGTTATCGATTACCTACCATCTCCATTAGATGTACCAGCTATTAAAGGTACTCTTCCGGATACAGATGAAGAAATCGAACGTAAGTCTAGCGATGAAGAACCATTCGCAGCTTTAGCATTCAAAATCATGACTGACCCTTATGTTGGTAAGTTAACGTTCTTCCGTGTGTATTCTGGTGTGTTAAACTCTGGATCATACGTGAAAAACTCAACTAAAGGTAAGCGTGAGCGTGTAGGTCGTATCCTACAAATGCACGCTAACAGCCGTGAAGAGATTTCAACAGTTTACGCTGGTGATATCGCTGCTGCTGTAGGTTTAAAAGATACTACTACTGGTGATACTCTTTGTGATGAGAAGAGTCTTGTTATCCTTGAGTCTATGGAATTCCCAGAGCCAGTTATCTCTGTAGCTATCGAACCAAAATCTAAAGCTGACCAAGATAAAATGGGTACAGCATTATCTAAGCTTTCTGAAGAAGATCCAACATTCCGTGCTCACACTGACCAAGAAACTGGCCAAACAATCATCGCTGGTATGGGTGAACTTCACCTTGATATCATCGTTGACCGTATGCGTCGTGAATTCAAAGTGGAAGCAAACGTTGGTGCTCCTCAGGTAGCATACCGTGAGACTTTCCGCGCTGCTGCGAAAGTTGAAGGTAAGTTCGCTCGTCAATCTGGTGGTCGTGGACAATTCGGTCACGTTTGGATTGAGTTTGAACCTAATGAAGAAGGTAAAGGTTTTGAATTCCAAAACAAAATCGTCGGTGGTGTAGTTCCACGTGAATACATCCCAGCTGTTGGAGCGGGTCTTGAAGACTCACTTAAAAATGGTGTACTAGCTGGTTATCCACTAGTTGACATCAAAGCTGCGTTAGTTGACGGATCTTACCATGATGTCGATTCATCTGAGATGGCGTTCAAAATCGCTGCATCTATGGCACTTAAAGCTGCGGTTTCTAAATGTAGCCCAGTAATTCTTGAGCCAATGATGAAAGTTGAAGTTGTAATTCCTGAAGAATACATGGGTGACATTATGGGCGACGTAACATCTCGTCGTGGACGTGTAGAAGGTATGGAAGCTCGCGGTAACGCACAAGTTGTTCGCGCTATGGTTCCACTTTCTGAAATGTTCGGTTATGCAACGGCATTACGTTCTAACACTCAAGGACGCGGAACATTCTCAATGACATTTGATCATTATGAAGAAGTACCGAAGTCTGTTTCTGAAGAAATTATTAAAAAAAATAAAGGTGAATAA
- the tuf gene encoding elongation factor Tu, whose product MAKAKFERSKPHVNIGTIGHVDHGKTTLTAAITTVLAKAGGAEARGYDQIDAAPEERERGITISTAHVEYETETRHYAHVDCPGHADYVKNMITGAAQMDGGILVVSAADGPMPQTREHILLSRQVGVPYIVVFLNKCDMVDDEELLELVEMEVRDLLSEYGFPGDDIPVIKGSALKALQGEADWEAKIIELMTEVDAYIPTPERETDKPFLMPIEDVFSITGRGTVATGRVERGIVKVGDVVEIIGLAEENASTTVTGVEMFRKLLDQAQAGDNIGALLRGVAREDIQRGQVLAKTGSVKAHAKFKAEVFVLSKEEGGRHTPFFANYRPQFYFRTTDVTGIIQLPEGTEMVMPGDNIEMTIELIAPIAIEEGTKFSIREGGRTVGYGVVATIVAE is encoded by the coding sequence ATGGCTAAAGCTAAATTCGAACGTTCTAAACCCCATGTTAACATCGGTACAATCGGCCACGTTGACCATGGTAAAACTACATTAACTGCTGCGATCACTACAGTTCTTGCAAAAGCTGGTGGTGCTGAAGCACGCGGATACGATCAAATCGACGCTGCTCCAGAAGAAAGAGAGCGCGGAATCACAATCTCAACTGCACACGTTGAGTACGAAACTGAAACTCGTCACTATGCACACGTTGACTGCCCAGGTCACGCTGACTATGTTAAAAACATGATCACTGGTGCTGCTCAAATGGACGGCGGTATCTTAGTAGTATCTGCTGCTGATGGCCCAATGCCTCAAACACGTGAGCACATCCTTCTTTCTCGTCAAGTAGGTGTTCCTTACATCGTTGTATTCTTAAACAAATGCGACATGGTAGATGACGAAGAATTATTAGAATTAGTAGAAATGGAAGTTCGCGACCTATTATCTGAATACGGATTCCCAGGCGACGACATTCCTGTAATCAAAGGTTCTGCTCTTAAAGCTCTTCAAGGAGAAGCTGATTGGGAAGCAAAAATCATTGAATTAATGACTGAAGTTGATGCTTACATCCCAACTCCAGAACGTGAAACTGACAAACCATTCTTAATGCCTATCGAGGATGTATTCTCTATCACAGGTCGTGGTACAGTTGCAACTGGTCGTGTAGAGCGCGGAATCGTTAAAGTTGGTGACGTAGTAGAAATCATCGGTCTTGCTGAAGAAAATGCTTCTACAACTGTAACTGGTGTAGAGATGTTCCGTAAACTTCTTGACCAAGCTCAAGCTGGAGACAACATCGGTGCTTTACTTCGTGGGGTTGCTCGTGAAGACATCCAACGTGGACAAGTTCTTGCTAAAACTGGCTCTGTAAAAGCTCACGCTAAATTCAAAGCTGAAGTTTTCGTATTATCTAAAGAAGAAGGTGGACGTCACACTCCATTCTTCGCTAACTACCGTCCTCAGTTCTACTTCCGTACAACTGACGTAACTGGTATCATCCAATTACCAGAAGGTACTGAAATGGTAATGCCTGGTGACAACATCGAAATGACTATCGAACTTATCGCTCCAATCGCTATCGAAGAGGGAACTAAATTCTCTATTCGTGAAGGTGGACGTACAGTAGGTTACGGTGTAGTTGCTACAATCGTTGCTGAGTAA